One genomic region from Rosa rugosa chromosome 1, drRosRugo1.1, whole genome shotgun sequence encodes:
- the LOC133725962 gene encoding tyrosine-protein phosphatase DSP1-like produces MKLELDHVTDEMCRTIEVDGGVHPSPAAAAASDGECADDLFIPPLNFAMVDNGIFRSGFPDSNNFSFLQTLGLRSIICLCPEPYPETNVEFLKSNGIKLFQFGIEGYKEPFINIPEDTIREALKVVLDVRNHPILIHCKRGKHRTGCVVGCLRKLQRWCLSSVFDEYQRFAAAKARVADQRFMEMFDVSSLKHLQMPFSCSKR; encoded by the exons ATGAAACTGGAGCTCGATCACGTTACCGACGAGATGTGCCGCACAATCGAAGTCGACGGAGGCGTCCACCCCTCTCCGGCCGCGGCCGCCGCGTCTGACGGAGAGTGCGCCGATGATCTCTTCATTCCTCCGCTCAACTTCGCCATGGTCGATAACGGCATTTTCCGGTCCGGCTTCCCTGACTCCAACAACTTCTCCTTCCTCCAAACCCTAGGCCTCCGCTCCATTAT ATGTCTGTGTCCGGAGCCGTATCCAGAGACGAACGTGGAGTTCCTCAAGTCGAACGGGATCAAGCTCTTTCAATTTGGGATCGAAGGCTATAAG GAGCCTTTTATAAACATCCCTGAGGATACGATCCGTGAAGCACTAAAAGTTGTCCTTG ATGTAAGGAATCACCCCATCTTAATTCATTGCAAACGAGGGAAG CATCGAACTGGTTGTGTGGTGGGATGCTTGAGAAAACTGCAGAGATGGTGCCTGTCATCCGTTTTTGATGAGTACCAGCGTTTTGCAGCCGCCAAAGCCAGAGTTGCTGATCAAAggtttatggagatgtttgatGTTTCTAGTTTGAAACATTTACAGATGCCATTTTCATGTTCGAAGAGGTAA
- the LOC133725961 gene encoding 1-aminocyclopropane-1-carboxylate oxidase — MENFPVINMEKLNGEERKATMETIKDACENWGFFELVNHGLPIELMDTVEKMTKGHYKNCLEQRFKDLVASKGLEAVNSEVKDMDWESTFHLKHLPHSNISEVPDLEDEYRKVMKEFALKLEKLAEELLDLFCENLGLEKGYLKKVFYGSQGSPTFGTKVSNYPPCPTPDLIKGLRSHTDAGGIILLFQDDKVSGLQLLKDGKWVDVPPMRHSIVINLGDQLEVITNGKYKSVEHRVIAQTDGTRMSIASFYNPGSDAVIYPAPSLVEKEAEEKNQVYPKFVFDDYMKLYAGLKFEAKEPRFEAMKTVEANPSLAAIATA, encoded by the exons ATGGAGAACTTCCCAGTCATCAACATGGAGAAACTCAACGGTGAGGAGAGAAAAGCTACAATGGAAACCATCAAAGATGCCTGTGAGAACTGGGGTTTCTTTGAG CTGGTGAATCATGGGCTACCCATTGAGCTTATGGACACAGTGGAGAAGATGACGAAAGGCCACTACAAGAATTGTTTGGAGCAAAGATTTAAGGACCTGGTGGCCAGCAAAGGCCTTGAGGCAGTTAACTCTGAGGTCAAAGACATGGACTGGGAGAGCACCTTCCACCTGAAGCACCTTCCCCACTCAAACATCTCAGAAGTCCCAGATCTCGAGGACGAGTACAGGAAGGTCATGAAGGAGTTTGCTCTGAAACTGGAGAAGCTAGCGGAGGAGCTCTTGGACTTGTTCTGTGAGAATCTTGGACTGGAAAAAGGTTACCTCAAGAAGGTCTTCTATGGTTCACAGGGTAGTCCTACCTTTGGCACCAAGGTCAGCAACTACCCTCCGTGCCCCACCCCGGACCTCATCAAGGGTCTCCGGTCCCACACCGACGCCGGCGGCATCATCCTTCTCTTCCAGGATGACAAGGTCAGTGGCCTTCAGCTCCTCAAGGACGGTAAATGGGTTGATGTGCCCCCAATGCGCCACTCCATTGTTATCAACCTTGGTGACCAACTTGAG GTGATTACTAATGGGAAGTACAAGAGTGTGGAGCACAGAGTGATTGCCCAGACAGATGGCACCAGAATGTCAATAGCTTCATTCTACAACCCTGGAAGTGATGCAGTTATCTACCCAGCACCATCTCTGGTGGAGAAAGAAGCAGAGGAGAAGAATCAAGTGTACCCGAAATTCGTTTTCGATGACTACATGAAGCTCTATGCAGGCCTCAAGTTCGAGGCCAAGGAACCCAGATTTGAAGCCATGAAAACAGTTGAAGCCAATCCCAGTTTGGCTGCAATTGCCACAGCTTAA